In one window of Fibrobacter sp. UWH6 DNA:
- a CDS encoding RNA polymerase sigma factor RpoD/SigA encodes MHIDSTDTTLKRYLEDIRRTAPLSRDEEQILFQKAKEGDKIARKKLISANMRFVLKVAIQYRGCPIPLPDLVSEGAMGLVRAIESFEHTRGLKFISYGVWWIKAYITRAINEQGNLIRLPANQHLRVRKALHEQSRGKEINEEIRELIQIGQRGVSFDSPLKADSKATYAEVLPDGGASNPEAESEIQSVEALARDLMEQLPEREAKVITGIFGINQEAPQTLREVGESMNISHERVRQLRDQALRRIRKYNSKEFLQEKKDAFLAAINK; translated from the coding sequence ATGCATATTGATTCTACTGATACTACTCTAAAGCGTTACCTAGAAGATATTCGTCGCACCGCTCCCCTCTCCAGAGATGAAGAACAGATTCTTTTCCAGAAAGCAAAAGAAGGCGATAAAATCGCCCGTAAAAAGCTGATCTCTGCAAATATGCGTTTCGTTTTGAAGGTGGCAATCCAGTACCGCGGTTGCCCCATCCCCCTGCCGGACCTGGTTAGCGAAGGTGCTATGGGCCTCGTCCGCGCAATCGAATCTTTCGAACACACCCGTGGCCTTAAGTTCATTTCTTATGGCGTGTGGTGGATCAAGGCTTATATTACCCGCGCTATCAACGAACAGGGCAACCTGATTCGTCTCCCTGCAAACCAGCACCTACGTGTGCGTAAGGCATTGCACGAACAGTCCCGCGGTAAGGAAATCAACGAAGAAATCCGCGAACTTATCCAGATCGGTCAGCGCGGCGTTTCTTTCGACAGCCCCCTGAAGGCAGACTCCAAGGCAACTTACGCCGAAGTGCTCCCCGATGGCGGCGCTTCCAATCCCGAAGCAGAATCCGAAATCCAGAGCGTCGAAGCATTGGCTCGCGACCTTATGGAACAGCTGCCGGAACGCGAAGCAAAGGTTATTACCGGCATCTTCGGTATCAACCAGGAAGCTCCTCAGACCCTCCGTGAAGTGGGCGAATCCATGAACATCTCCCACGAACGCGTGCGTCAGTTGCGTGACCAGGCACTCCGCCGTATCCGCAAGTACAACAGCAAGGAATTCCTCCAGGAAAAGAAAGACGCATTTTTGGCAGCCATTAACAAGTAA
- a CDS encoding class I SAM-dependent methyltransferase has protein sequence MDKVYPSSPSVIETIKKNFKLEGLKVLEVGAGTGRDSAELARLGAEVYVLDFAENSLKIVNSLRERENLTNLHLVRGDAFKAPFPDNTFDLVFHQGLAEHFKDSLPLLKENYRIVKHGGHCLCDVPQTVHPYTVIKHILIAMDKWFAGWEKQFTMPQLKKLMNDAGFENVYQYGDWMRPNLYYRMVRELGFKVGIELPKYPLQGTAYQKIKDSLLDSLETNPLMHYTQLCIGVLGRKP, from the coding sequence ATGGACAAGGTTTACCCTTCGTCCCCGTCGGTCATTGAAACGATTAAGAAGAATTTTAAGCTGGAAGGGCTGAAGGTTCTGGAAGTGGGGGCCGGTACTGGTCGCGATAGCGCGGAACTGGCCCGCCTGGGAGCCGAAGTCTATGTCCTGGATTTTGCCGAAAATAGCCTGAAGATTGTGAATTCCCTTCGTGAAAGGGAAAACCTGACCAATCTTCATCTGGTTCGCGGCGATGCGTTCAAGGCTCCCTTCCCGGATAATACCTTTGACCTGGTTTTCCATCAGGGTCTGGCTGAACATTTCAAGGATTCGCTGCCCCTGCTTAAGGAAAACTACCGCATTGTGAAGCATGGTGGGCATTGCCTTTGTGACGTGCCCCAGACGGTTCATCCTTACACTGTTATCAAGCATATCCTGATTGCTATGGATAAGTGGTTTGCCGGTTGGGAAAAACAGTTTACCATGCCCCAGCTGAAGAAGCTGATGAATGACGCCGGCTTTGAAAATGTCTACCAGTATGGCGACTGGATGCGTCCCAATCTGTATTATCGCATGGTTCGTGAACTGGGCTTTAAGGTGGGCATTGAACTGCCTAAGTATCCCTTGCAGGGTACGGCCTACCAGAAGATCAAGGATTCCTTGCTGGATTCCCTGGAAACCAATCCGCTTATGCATTACACTCAGCTTTGCATTGGAGTCTTGGGTCGTAAGCCCTAG
- a CDS encoding glycosyltransferase family 4 protein encodes MNILVVNYRDRLHPAAGGAEKHLHRIFSLIAQMGHKVVLFTTAFPGCKSREEVDGITVIRKGGDLLFQVNTALNLKKLDREFDFDVVVEDLNKLPLFTPYLTKKPVLVQMHHLWRGSIFHEASFPVALGVWLFETIIPWFYRKEPFVVVSPSTKRELNEIGVDESRISVIYNGSDDCRVEDSSSVGSVASAGMGVPYFLWLSRVHRYKGIWTALEAFEKFAKNHPDVKLVVAGDGPLLKKLPAWLQQHNLESQVDLLGFVSSKRKRELLAGATALLQTSYKEGWGLTVVEAAKLGTTTIACDVPGLRDSVRNGETGLLFQAGDTDACASEMDRLYSNDDLRTRLEAGAAAYADEFRWDIAADMTLNLMQNLVIQHQVGGDDEE; translated from the coding sequence ATGAACATACTTGTCGTTAACTATCGCGATCGACTGCACCCCGCTGCCGGGGGCGCCGAAAAGCACCTACACCGAATTTTTTCGTTAATTGCCCAGATGGGCCACAAGGTGGTCCTGTTTACGACCGCGTTCCCTGGATGTAAGTCCCGGGAAGAAGTGGACGGAATTACCGTAATCCGCAAGGGTGGCGATTTGCTGTTCCAGGTGAATACGGCGCTGAACTTAAAGAAGTTGGATCGGGAATTTGATTTTGATGTGGTGGTGGAAGACCTGAACAAGCTTCCCCTGTTTACACCTTATCTGACGAAGAAGCCTGTGCTGGTGCAGATGCATCACTTGTGGCGTGGTTCCATTTTCCATGAGGCGTCCTTCCCGGTTGCCTTGGGCGTGTGGCTCTTTGAGACCATCATTCCGTGGTTCTACCGAAAGGAACCCTTTGTGGTGGTGAGTCCCAGTACCAAGCGCGAACTGAACGAGATCGGCGTGGATGAGTCCCGTATTTCTGTAATTTATAACGGTTCCGATGATTGCCGCGTTGAGGATAGTTCTTCCGTTGGCAGCGTTGCCTCTGCGGGTATGGGCGTGCCTTATTTCTTGTGGCTGTCCCGCGTTCATCGCTATAAGGGAATCTGGACGGCTCTTGAGGCTTTTGAAAAGTTTGCCAAGAATCATCCGGATGTGAAACTTGTGGTGGCGGGTGATGGCCCGTTGTTGAAGAAACTTCCTGCTTGGTTGCAACAGCATAATCTTGAAAGTCAGGTGGACCTTCTTGGCTTTGTCAGTTCTAAAAGAAAACGTGAACTGCTTGCCGGAGCCACGGCCTTGCTGCAGACTAGCTATAAGGAAGGCTGGGGTCTTACGGTTGTGGAAGCGGCGAAGCTTGGTACGACGACCATTGCCTGCGATGTGCCTGGTCTTCGTGACAGTGTGCGTAATGGCGAGACGGGCCTGCTCTTTCAGGCGGGTGATACGGATGCCTGCGCTTCTGAGATGGATCGCCTGTATAGTAACGATGACTTGAGGACTCGCCTGGAGGCCGGTGCCGCTGCTTATGCCGATGAATTCCGCTGGGATATTGCGGCTGACATGACTTTGAACTTGATGCAGAATCTTGTGATCCAACATCAGGTTGGGGGTGACGATGAAGAATAA
- a CDS encoding lysylphosphatidylglycerol synthase transmembrane domain-containing protein, with product MKNNRMKPFMVFCLKLVVTLVPAYFVYRNIVLAPDWNVGDLYELFTVKSVLPFVLALLCLGLSNFTACLQWKLLLERQNVHLSYGRLLKLYYVGLFFNNFMPGNVGGDAKKVYDIRMQGGQDTVGAGLTATFFDRLFGLFFITLFALAVGFLFFMHDAEQRAFMWPSVWICLGFCALFASLFSRRLGRLLCKIMAKVFPEKVNARMLRMFERFQHFRSVKLWASISSLSAVTQALRILVHFFCGIAVGVDLSISWYFYYIPLVAIISALPISIGGFGPRELLAQSLFAKAGVPNLESVVIQLLAYFVSLILSLFGAFVFLLGGSAKNADPAEKAD from the coding sequence ATGAAGAATAATCGTATGAAGCCCTTTATGGTGTTCTGCCTGAAGCTGGTGGTGACGCTGGTTCCTGCTTACTTTGTGTATAGGAACATAGTGTTGGCGCCCGATTGGAACGTCGGGGACTTGTACGAATTGTTCACTGTCAAGAGCGTGCTCCCGTTTGTGCTGGCGCTTCTTTGTCTGGGTTTGTCCAACTTTACGGCTTGCTTGCAGTGGAAACTTTTGCTTGAGCGTCAGAATGTCCATCTTTCTTATGGACGTCTGTTGAAGTTGTATTATGTCGGCTTGTTCTTTAACAACTTCATGCCCGGTAATGTTGGTGGCGACGCCAAGAAGGTTTATGATATCCGCATGCAGGGCGGGCAGGATACTGTCGGGGCTGGACTTACGGCGACGTTCTTTGATCGTCTGTTTGGATTGTTCTTTATTACGTTGTTTGCACTTGCTGTCGGTTTTCTGTTCTTTATGCATGATGCGGAACAGCGTGCCTTTATGTGGCCTTCAGTCTGGATATGCCTTGGATTCTGCGCTTTGTTCGCCTCCCTTTTTAGTCGTAGGCTCGGCCGACTGCTTTGTAAGATCATGGCGAAAGTTTTCCCGGAGAAGGTGAATGCTCGCATGCTCCGTATGTTTGAACGTTTTCAGCATTTCCGTTCTGTGAAACTCTGGGCTTCTATTAGCAGTTTGTCGGCGGTGACGCAGGCTTTGCGAATCCTTGTGCATTTCTTTTGCGGAATTGCAGTCGGTGTAGATCTTTCGATTTCCTGGTATTTCTACTACATCCCGCTGGTGGCGATTATTAGCGCCTTGCCTATTTCCATTGGCGGATTTGGCCCTCGTGAATTGCTGGCTCAATCTTTGTTTGCGAAAGCCGGTGTCCCTAACCTGGAATCGGTGGTAATCCAGCTCCTGGCTTACTTCGTAAGTTTGATTCTCAGCTTGTTTGGGGCTTTCGTTTTCTTGCTTGGTGGATCTGCGAAAAATGCGGATCCTGCCGAGAAGGCCGACTAG